TCCTAACCACATTTAAGCCGGCAATTTTTCCAGCGCTTTTAGTGGCTTCTCTTTGATTGTCGTTAAAGTAAGCGGGCACAGTAATAACTGCATCACTTATTTTCTCTCCGATATGATCTTCAGCATCTTTTTTAAGTTTTTGTAGGATCATTGCTGAAATTTCTTGTGGGCTGTAATCTTTTCCCTGAATTTCGATTTTAATATCAGTATGTTCCCCCGGGATAACTTTAAAAGGCAGCATTTTTTTCGCTCTTTTTACTTGCTCATCATTATATCTTCTGCCAATTAGTCTTTTAACCGAAAATATTGTATTATCAGGATTAGTAACCGCTTGTCTTTTAGCAAGTAGACCCACTAACCTTTCCCCTTTTTTAGTAAAGGCAACCATAGAAGGAGTCGTTCTGCCTCCCTCTGCATTTTCTATAATAACCGGTTTGCCTCCTTCTATCACTGCTACTGCTGAATTAGTTGTTCCTAAATCAATTCCAATTATTTTTCCCATTTTATTATTTCTCCTTTTCTTAATTTTCTTTCATTTAAATTATTTTTTATTAGTATCTTCTTTTTCCTGTTCTTTTTCTTGTTCTTTTTCTTTTGTAGAAACCGACACTTTTACCATTGCCGGTCTTAATACTTTTGACTTTATATAGTAACCCTTTCGGAATTCTTCTGTTACCGTATTGTCAAAATATTTATCTGTTTCTATTTTCATTACCGCTTCATGTTTAGAAGGGTCAAATTGATGACCAATTGAATGCATAGGTTTAACCCCTTCTTTTTGTAAAATATTTTGGAATTCTTTTAAAGTATTATTGATGCCTTTCTTAATTGACTGGGCATCTGTATCCTTTTCAACAGAATCCGAAGCTCTTTCTAAATTATCCACCACAGATAATAAATTATGTATTAGCCCTTCGTTTGCAAATTCAATGAAATCCTTTTGTTTTTTTTCTTGGCGTTTTTTATAATT
The genomic region above belongs to Candidatus Atribacteria bacterium and contains:
- a CDS encoding nucleotide exchange factor GrpE → MEKEEMLKKLQEELLETNKIVQEKEDLSKEYLKHLERLQADFDNYKKRQEKKQKDFIEFANEGLIHNLLSVVDNLERASDSVEKDTDAQSIKKGINNTLKEFQNILQKEGVKPMHSIGHQFDPSKHEAVMKIETDKYFDNTVTEEFRKGYYIKSKVLRPAMVKVSVSTKEKEQEKEQEKEDTNKK